The genomic region attatttgtcccctgattttctttctgcagacgcccatgtatttctccaaactaaatttctaagccatgagatctaaaacttaaggaggtttaggagcatcattaggtctgggaagtgttatttccggcgatctgggaggtatatttgcccaaaaaaatcgtacgctacgcgcgaacccatggtcgcgctccgcttagatagtgtcatagaacagacacgcgtccccaccattatccaagactaacctgcgcccatgctcaaaactgtcgatgtgtgtagtgttcggtttccgaaatatctggtatatttttatttccttcaactaAATTTTTTattagccgtctgaattttcgaaaattccctaaccaacattcttcatcatacttcatcatactcgtgcaattttgacccgtctgttagggtttgaaggaggtttttctatatcggttgtccatagatgatattttgtgcaacattatgggtatgttttgaagtgaatttattcacgagaattgtgaattttcaaattctgaacagtggggctgacggatattgtgggccgcgatgaagaatcacctacaaatttaaaagcaatgatccacaggatatgtgatgaagtcgaacatgatgtgtgactggtgacaatcttcaaaaaggttatagatgagaaaaaaaagtatttggaaaaaacttggttctcaggcaaaagtgtacatatggttggtcagtttcaagcccgagaagtaccatttccggtgatctgggggtaccaaaaccagaaatttgcttgtacgctgcgcgccaaccaatggtggcgctccgcttagatagtaatacgcgcccccccccccgggttagaaaatcctgcatacgcccctggttaaatgcagctttttaaggcctgggcagtgccatttactgcaatctgggaggcaatatttgccaaaaaattcttgtgcacttcgcgccaacttatggtggcgctccacttagatagtgagccagcagttatgactttttatttcatcaatggcctgcaacccccccacttctgacaagaaatctccgccactgtttTGAAGGTATATTACGGCATGTAATGGTAGCTAGCGGCACTGACGGTACCTTGTTAGTTAGGTGTGGCTTTTATTCAATTCTAACGTGATATAAGTTTAGACCAGTGATGACCATACTTTAGGACATAAATTTGGTGAGAGTATAATGATTACATaccgtatccaggggggggggtaggtatACAGGGGGGATAGGAGCCGGGGAGCACTGagcactgggggcacgtgcccccccccccacattttccaaaaatagcaaatgtgccctactggcaaataaaatgtgcccctttgatgaagaactgtcttttgggtatcttaagcctttgttaattttaatattttattttaattatttatttttagtccgtacatgctatttttaaaatggcatcccatatcttttggAAGCACGGCCGGTTaaaaataaacaatctcaataaatagtattgatagcatactaacacattatatatatttaagtgatattgCCGGTGTGtgtcggtttatagcataacgagtggtgggtGTGGAATGataaagtgcccctctgatgttgtgccccccccccaccctacttTTTGGAAGCTTAGTTCCTACCCCACTGACCGTATAGATATAAGTTCCCGAAAGTTTGCCTTAAATGACTAGTTTTTGTTGTAATAAACTTTTGCAGTAAAACACCAACAATATGGAGAACATTTCAACGCCAATGGCAACCTCAATAACATCCGATGATAGTCTGCAGGGCCAAACATCTCCTCCATTTCGATTTGATGATCCTACACATCGGCTGCTGGTTGGACTAGCCTACCTACTGATTGCTGTCATCGGTGCAATCGGCAACAGTCTCCTCATTTTTGCTGTCATGCTTTCGAGGAAGTTGCACACGACTACCAATATTTTCGTCGTTAACTTGGCCATTTCTGATCTTATTGGTTGTTTAATGTTACCATTTTTGACTGTCATCTTTGTTAGCGAACCTTTTCCATACTCTGACAGCTTTTGTCAAGTGGTTTCAGGGGTTCTGTACATAATGTTCCCGGCGAGTGTAGTTAACCTCATGTTGATTGCGATTAATCGCTACACATTGATCACAAAAACTCAAAGAACTTTTCATAAAATCTACACCAAAAGAAATATCTCGATAATGATAATATTCAGTTGGCTGTACGTTATATTAGTGATTTTTGTACCCCCTGCATTTGGAGTGGGTGCTCTCGGTTATAACAAGAGATATCAATCGTGTACCATTAGTTCGGACAACCCTTTAACGATTTACTACGTGGCTCTCAGGTTAGCTCTCTTACCAGTTGCTGGTCTCGTCATTACCACCATGtgttacattaaaatatttctctttgtttGTAAGGCTACTAGCGACATAAAGCAAAGAAAGATTAGTTCAAGTTCATTGGAGCAAGTAAGAAAACGACAACTGCGAGTCACTAAGAATCTTTTCCTAATCGTGTGCTGTTATGTACTTTGCATAACTCCTTACGTGGTAGTATATTCTATTTCAGCTGCAAGAAATCTGCTTCCGTGGGGTAGTGTTTTCTATAGTGTAAACAGTTGTCTAAACCCAATTATTTACGGACTTTGGCATCCTAATTTCAATGAGATcttcaaacatattttgaaatgtcAATTCAATGAGATACCACAAAAGTCTAAACTTTTGAGTTGGGTGTTGAAATCTGGACCAGGAAAACAGAGAGCTGTAATAACGCACAAAGAACCTTTCACTATTACCACAGGTAGCTGTTAAGGTATGCTATCATTTCAATTCGTACCCATTACTACAGAAACGAATTTTACAGGTTGTAATTTTACATGCAGAGGATGagtttacaaacattttacatttgCTTAACGCAAACAAGTTGTCCTTTAATATTGAGAGATTAAAAACATGTTCCTGTTTTTGATAACAAACGATATGATGGCACTAACGTTTCACTAAGTCTGAGTGACACGTCGATTGAGCCCTTATCATCCACAAAATTTCTCGCAATTGTAATTGATAACAAACTAAATTGGAAAGAACATATTTCACGTGCTTACCAAACAATATCCCGTGTTAATGGTTTTATCTACAAAGTAAAGAACTttctctccgaaaaagtgttCATATGATTTATAAGGCTTTAACTCTTCCTAATCTTAATTATAGCTTATAACTTTGGGGGTATGCTCAAAATGACTCTCTGCATATCTTACAGAAAAGTTTATCAGAAATATCCACGATGTCCCATATTCTATTCTCATAGCACTATTCTGTTTAAAGAATCAAACATTATAATTGTTTCGATCTCTATAGCTATTATATAGTTGGGATTTTTATGTACAAATTTCATCATGGACTTTCACCAAAATGCTTTGACTCGTTTTCACTTATTAACTGCGACTTTCATAATTACGATACTCGCTCAAGAAACTCTATGCATGTAGTTTATTCTAGGACAAAACTAAACCAATTGTTAATTTCGTAATCATGGTATCATCCTCTGGAATTCACTTCCAAGCAAattaaaagatacataattcTTGCGTCATTTAATATCTCAGTGAAACGACAAATTCAAACTTCACCAGTCAACGtcacgtatgtatgtatgcgtgtatgtatgtatgtattttagatcctcctgcaagcaggaactcgcgaagaagcctcatttgcttatcaaagccgcaagctgaccgaagtcagtctcgtacattcatatttaacgtccatgattatgaattgtcaattattgtcatattttttcttaaaaaactGCTACATATATGGGTGTGTATGGGTAATtgtgtatagcctatatgttTAATGCATATACCGGCATGCGTGTATATACAAATGTTTTCCAGTTTTAATGTATATGTGCATTAGTGGCAATAGCTATATCAATGTAAATTTATGTACATCTATGAAGTCAGAATTGGCATGTATTTAGGCTTAACTTGTTCCACAAtcatgtttttcttgttttaattgtgggggggggggaccagaCTAGAAAGCCTTATGCATATTCTGGTTCCTCTACCACCACACTATCTGTTCTGTTAATCCTACATCAGCGTCAGTCTGAGAAAACGATCCGAATCATGTCTTATCTATGCACGTATGTAAAATAGTAATGAAACTTCGATGATTTTGGTTGTTGTGAAATGGTAGGGATAAATAAACTAAAACTAAATACACTAAACTAAAGATCCATTACTAAACGGTAGTCTGGTGCTACCTGTCTGTGGTAGCAGGGTAAGACAAGTAACAATGGTTATGAACTGCATTAGTTGGAGACAGGCAAATCCAGTGGCTGATCGAGGACATTAATAAAGGAGAGCTAAGGTGCCGTCTGATCGCTGAAACCGACTCCCGTGTTCAAACGTTTTGAgccatatttaggctataactTAGGTCTGCATGCAAGGTTCAGCTAACAACTACATTTAAGTTGCGTGGGGTTGAttggaggtggggtgggggtgggctgGAGGAAACCTGCTCGTATGGGATGGTCTCACAGAGTGAATTATATACTTGTATATATTTGTCAGAGGCAGTAAAGGTCCATAAATGGTGATCgtaaaaggggaggggggggggtgggacaaAAAGAAACTGGTTTATTGATTGTCCACCCTCAATTACTACACCCCTTAATTGTTATCCTCTATATAATTGCAAACAAGAAAATGTATTGCCTTGTGTAGGTAGTAATATGATATCTGCCTCAGCAGGGGCTGTTCCAAGATTTTAAAGATGGGTGTGGCCCTGAGGTCATTGAAGCCGACTTTTGTGAAAGAACGTCTGTGGTTCGTCACCCAgcaaaaggaaataaaatattttagacATGAAATGGTCTATTCTGAGGCATGTTAAACTATTAATTAGGTCTGGATGCACGGTTGTGATTTATAACTACTTAtaagggtggggtgggttggggtggggggggggtcgcggTGTACAACCCACAACCACCTGGACCAACGCCTGCTGTCTGTCGGTCAATCTATCTGATACTTGATAAGTTTTCTTTGAGAGTCGTTTAGGGTGTACTCtcgaccgactaagaaattggtTGTAAATACGATATCCAATGTACATGTTTTAACGAGACAGGAGATACAAACATAATCATAGTTTGTTGATCTTGTATTCATTAACGGTTAGAATTTAATGTGTATTGCTTCATATGATAATCGGACACCAATAGTTCATGGGTTTTACAACTTCCACATCTTTTTTTGCGAGTTGAAACAAGATCAATATATATTCAGACTAATTTGCAAAAAGAGATTTCTTTCTGGTGATATTTGTCAGCTGTAAGTTCACGAACAAtatgaaagatgaaaatattataAACTCACTTGCATTCGCAAGGCTGTTCTTTGTTCTGCTGCCGGATAGaatcaaacatttaaaaatgtctcgcataaattgaaaatcaaacatGATATCATGTAGCGTCGACTGTCCGTCACCGATCATCCTCAGATTTATGAAAAGGCCCAGAATAATGTAACTTTGAGAAAGGAAAATGCCTGTTTCAAGAAAATGTGTCGCAGAGAAATCGTGAGCATTTGACTATCGTTCTTGAAACACAACACAACCAAACATTGAGAGGATCTCAAAATGTCACCCATCCCTTAAAACATATAGCAGAGATACTACCCCTTGATGCCAACATCAGCggagggcggggagggggggagaggggcAAAATCAATATCATGTCCCCGGAATATCTGCTAAAACAAAAATGGTCACCTTCTCTTCAGATGCAGTCCAGTAGCAAAGGATTGTCAAGTAACCATGTAACCAATAACAACCACTGACATCTTTTCTGTGAGTAGCCCATGTGCACTTCAGGGTGCACTTCAACAGAAGACCTATATAAAAGCTATCCTGTTCCTATGACTGTATGTGAATGCTATGTAAAACCAATAATAACTACATCTCTCCTGTTAGTAGCTCATGTGCACTTCAGGGTTCACTTCAACGAGCAGACCTATGTAAAAGCTATACTGTTCCCATGACTGTATGTAAATGCTATGTAAAACCAATAATAACCACATCTCTCCTGTTAGTAGCTCATTCCACTTCACCAACGATGGCTTTTTTCTTTATTGGCACAACTGGTATGGATTCTGGCTTGGTGTTCTTTCTTCTGTTTGTTTCCCTGAAAAGTGACAAAGGTTGATCAAGGGTTATTGTTCGTTGTGGTAAATGACACACGTATCCGTTAAATGAAAAGGAATCATATTGAGTCACAGACAGAGTGCAACcgatattcttttttttttctctcttcttgtCGTGTAACTTACTTTCGTTTCCTCGATGTCAGCTGTTCCTTGATGATCTTTGTCTCGTGGTAAATGGACCTTGGTACGTGACGATGCCTGGCTATTTTCCGTACTTGGGGATGGTGGGCGAATTTCTCCCGAAGCTTGTTGCTGTACTCCAATGTTGATTCCTCTCGCTTGTCCAGctgaatatataaaaaatatatcaatttaatgGGAAATAGTGACTGCGTGTAAACTTTAACATGTAGACAACACAGATCTCAAGAATTCACTGCTTAACCGTCCCTCATTAAATAACACTCCCTAACTAACCCTCCCTAACTAACCCTCCCTAATTAACCCTCCCTAACTAAACCTTTTTAACTAGCCCTTCCTAACTAACCCTCCCTAACTAACCCTCTCTAACTAATCCTCCCTAATTAACCCTCCCTAATTAACCCTCCATAACTTACCCTCTCTAACTAACCCTCCTTAACTAACCCTCACTAACTAACCCTCCTTATAACTAACCCTCCCTAACTAACCCTCCCTTACTAGCCCTCGCTAACTCACCCTGCCTAACTAACCCTTACTATATAACCCTCCCTAGCTAACCCTCCCTAACTAACCTTACCTAACTAACCCTCCCTTATTAACCCTCCCTAACTAACCCTCCCTAACTAACCCTCCCTAACTAACCCTCCCTAATTAACCCTCCCTAACTAACCCTCTCTAACTAATCCTCCCTAACTAACCCTCCCTAACTAACCCTCCATAACTTACCCTCTCTAACTAACCCTCACTAACTAACCCTCACTAACTAACCCTCCTTATAACTAACCCTCCCTAACTAACCCTCCCTTACTAGCCCTCGCTAACTCACCCTCCCTAACTAACCCTTACTATATTACCTCATTAACTAACCCTCCCTAACTAACCTTACCTAACTAACCCTCCCTAACTAACCCTCTCTAACTAACCCTCCCTTACTAACCCTCCCTTACTAACCCTCCCTAACTAACCCTCCCTAACTAACCCTTTCTAACTAATCCTCCCTAACTAACCCTCCCTAACTAACCCTCCCTAACTAACCCTCTCTAACTAATCGTCCCTAACTAACCCTCCCTAACTAACCCTCCCTAACTAACCCTGTCTAACTAACCCTCCCTCACTAACCCTCCCTAACTAACCCTCATAGACTAACCCTTCCTAACTAACCCTCCCTAACTAGCCCTCCCTAACTAAACCTCCCTAACTAACTTTCACTATCTAACCCTCCCTAACTAACCCTCCCTAACTAACCTTCCCTAACTAACCCTCCATTACAAACCCTCCCTAACTAACCCTCCCTAAATAAACCTCTGTAACTATCCCTCTCTAACTAACCCTCTCTAACTAACCCTCCCTTACTAACCCTCCCTTACTAACCCTCCCTAACTAACCCTCCCTAACTAACCCTCCCTAACTAATCTTCCCTAACTAACCCTCCCTAACTAACCCTCACTAACTAACCCTCCTTATAACTAACCCTCTCTCACTAATCCTCCCTAACTAGCCCTCCCTAACTAACCCTCCCTAACTAACCCTCACTATATAACCCTCCCTAACTAGCCCTCCCTAACTAAACCTCCCTATCTAACCCTCCCTAACTAACCCTCCCAACTAACCTTCCCTAACTAACCCTCCCTTACTAACCCTCCCTAACTAACCCTCCCTAAATAAACCTCTCTAACTAACCCTCTCTAACTAACCCTCCCTAACTTACCCTCCCTAACTAACCCTCCCTAGCAAATCCTCTCTAACTAACCCTCCCTAACTAACCCTCTCTTACTAACCCTCCCTAACTAACCCTCACTAACTAACCCTCCCTAACAAACCCTTCGTAACTATAACCCTCCCTAACTTACCCTCCCTAACTAACCCTCCCTAACAAACCCTTCGTAACTAACCCTCCCTAACTAACCCTCCCTAACTGGCCCTTCCTTACTAACCCTCCCTTACTAACCCTCCCTAACTAACCATCGAaagcttttttattttttttttcgtgtggCAGCAAATATGCTTTcgtaagaaatatataatattgcaGAAGACAATTATAAAGCTTGTGAATTACTTTTGCCACGATTATGCCATGCCTTACTTTAGTATAAAGGGTTTATCGGCCTTAATAAAGTCATGTTAACAGCAAGGAACAAGATGTGGAACGGAATATTCATGTACAGAATAACTTTTTGTCTCGCttatacatatttcatgtttacTGTGATCCGGATTCCACAAAAATTAGGTCACTTTCAATCGTACTTCAGAGATCTGTTGAATTTGCTCGTGTAAAATCTATGAGAGCGCCACCCATTTACAAAGTtctgcgattttttttttggtgaaaggGTGCTATTCGCGTGAATAGAGGCGAATAAAAGGTTTGATGGCGAAAGTTGACTGCG from Apostichopus japonicus isolate 1M-3 chromosome 2, ASM3797524v1, whole genome shotgun sequence harbors:
- the LOC139977268 gene encoding melatonin receptor type 1B-like; this translates as MENISTPMATSITSDDSLQGQTSPPFRFDDPTHRLLVGLAYLLIAVIGAIGNSLLIFAVMLSRKLHTTTNIFVVNLAISDLIGCLMLPFLTVIFVSEPFPYSDSFCQVVSGVLYIMFPASVVNLMLIAINRYTLITKTQRTFHKIYTKRNISIMIIFSWLYVILVIFVPPAFGVGALGYNKRYQSCTISSDNPLTIYYVALRLALLPVAGLVITTMCYIKIFLFVCKATSDIKQRKISSSSLEQVRKRQLRVTKNLFLIVCCYVLCITPYVVVYSISAARNLLPWGSVFYSVNSCLNPIIYGLWHPNFNEIFKHILKCQFNEIPQKSKLLSWVLKSGPGKQRAVITHKEPFTITTGSC